A genomic segment from Leptospira kirschneri serovar Cynopteri str. 3522 CT encodes:
- the feoB gene encoding ferrous iron transport protein B, whose product MAGNPNCGKSTLFNRLTGLRQKTGNYHGVTVEKAEGIFHHLDQSVKILDLPGAFSLGGNSEDKQITSRVLIGHEAGDRILFVMDASLAERSLQFLLQILELNVPVLVAVTMKDVLEKKRIQLRLDLLSNEFGISFQYVNPKNGEGIKELKDRIVSPKAFCLPTRSFPWDSEREKFLNDLLNSLSSEHSNSLKFVLTNSLKELSGEVLQKGLPGLSLFSEIPSKLIREKFERFGKRFTYLEELTQKSIYIKKILSKAIVGDPIPNERVLSKADKILLHPFWGLVSFLGIMALVFQALFTWSEIPMDWIESCVRNVGTFVGSFLEEGPLRSLIQEGIIGGVGAVLVFIPQISLLFLFIGILEETGYIARASFVMDRFMGKFGLSGKSFIPLLSSAACAVPAIMGTRTIENKSDRLTTILVSPLITCSARYPVYVLVIGAIFPSKNFLGIFNVQALTMFGLFLLGMIASMLAALVFKKTFFKSDFSYFLMELPAYNTPSIKSLALTVFKKLKAFLSTAGQIILFISILLWFLANYPRIDSSLYPNLTDAELKKIQIRESYAGRSGKFMEPVLKPIGFDWKMGIGIITSFAAREIMVSTLSIIYGVGGEESTDDLKEALLKDTDENGKPVWGLSNSVSLLLFFAFACQCMSTLAVVKKETNSVFWPLFLFTYMTILAYSTSFIVFQAWQLFS is encoded by the coding sequence ATGGCAGGAAATCCAAATTGTGGAAAATCGACTTTATTCAATCGACTAACAGGGCTTAGACAAAAAACCGGCAACTATCACGGCGTCACCGTCGAAAAAGCGGAAGGTATTTTTCATCACTTAGATCAATCTGTAAAAATTTTGGATCTTCCCGGTGCGTTTAGTTTGGGAGGAAACTCAGAAGACAAACAGATTACAAGTAGAGTTCTGATCGGTCATGAAGCAGGAGACCGCATACTTTTTGTGATGGACGCCTCCCTTGCAGAAAGAAGTCTTCAGTTTTTACTTCAAATATTAGAATTAAACGTTCCCGTTTTAGTCGCAGTTACGATGAAAGACGTTCTAGAAAAAAAAAGGATTCAACTCAGATTAGATTTACTTTCAAACGAATTCGGAATTTCATTTCAATACGTAAATCCTAAAAACGGAGAAGGAATCAAAGAACTCAAAGATCGGATCGTTTCTCCAAAAGCGTTTTGCCTTCCTACTCGATCCTTTCCGTGGGACTCGGAGAGAGAAAAGTTTCTAAACGATCTTTTAAATTCACTTTCCTCAGAACATTCCAATTCTTTAAAGTTTGTTTTGACCAATTCTCTTAAAGAACTTTCCGGCGAAGTTTTACAAAAAGGTCTCCCTGGACTTTCTCTTTTTTCGGAAATTCCCTCAAAACTCATCCGTGAAAAATTTGAGCGTTTTGGTAAACGTTTTACTTATTTGGAAGAGCTGACCCAAAAATCCATCTATATTAAAAAAATATTAAGCAAAGCAATCGTTGGTGATCCGATTCCGAACGAAAGGGTTCTTTCCAAAGCGGATAAAATTCTATTACATCCTTTTTGGGGACTGGTTTCTTTTTTAGGTATTATGGCATTGGTATTTCAGGCGCTTTTTACTTGGTCGGAAATACCTATGGATTGGATAGAATCCTGCGTTCGAAATGTAGGAACTTTTGTAGGAAGTTTTTTAGAAGAAGGTCCTCTTCGTTCCTTAATCCAAGAAGGAATCATAGGTGGGGTCGGAGCCGTCTTAGTGTTCATTCCTCAAATTAGTCTTTTATTTTTATTTATCGGTATTTTGGAAGAAACCGGTTACATAGCCAGAGCTTCCTTTGTTATGGATCGTTTTATGGGAAAGTTCGGCCTTTCGGGTAAGTCTTTCATTCCATTGTTATCATCCGCGGCGTGTGCAGTTCCTGCGATTATGGGAACCAGAACTATTGAAAACAAATCGGATCGACTAACAACGATTTTAGTTTCTCCTTTGATCACTTGTTCGGCACGTTATCCGGTATATGTTTTAGTGATCGGAGCGATTTTTCCCTCAAAAAATTTTTTGGGAATTTTTAACGTTCAAGCGCTTACTATGTTCGGGCTTTTTCTTTTGGGAATGATCGCGTCTATGCTCGCGGCTTTAGTTTTCAAAAAGACTTTTTTTAAATCGGATTTTTCCTATTTTTTAATGGAGCTTCCAGCTTACAATACCCCTTCGATCAAAAGCCTGGCACTTACAGTATTCAAAAAATTGAAAGCGTTTTTATCTACCGCAGGACAAATCATTCTATTTATTTCTATCTTACTTTGGTTTTTGGCAAATTATCCCAGAATCGATTCATCCCTTTATCCAAACCTTACAGACGCAGAACTAAAAAAAATACAGATCCGGGAATCCTACGCGGGACGCAGCGGTAAATTTATGGAACCGGTTTTAAAACCAATCGGTTTTGATTGGAAGATGGGAATCGGAATCATTACTTCGTTCGCTGCAAGAGAAATTATGGTCTCCACACTTTCCATCATATACGGAGTCGGTGGAGAAGAATCCACAGACGACCTTAAAGAGGCCCTCCTAAAAGATACAGATGAAAACGGCAAACCAGTCTGGGGATTGAGTAATTCTGTCAGCTTACTTCTGTTTTTTGCGTTTGCCTGCCAGTGTATGTCCACTTTAGCAGTGGTGAAAAAAGAAACGAATTCTGTTTTTTGGCCCTTGTTTTTATTTACATATATGACAATTTTAGCATATTCTACTTCTTTTATAGTATTCCAGGCCTGGCAATTATTCTCCTAG
- a CDS encoding LTA synthase family protein → MSRKFPPNLKIILSFTILFLILLITYRVSFTIVFFSKFYSASFFEVILAFLVGIRFDLSVCVFLIGPFWILSAIYPLNRFRTYSLFWGISPIVLFFWASSHLIGDILYFGETNKHLGYEGFIFLGSEFWIIFKAFFVGHTILAIISCLLIGILLPFSIYQYIQKNLYIFDPAQKRLELLQLPFIIPVLFLLVRGGFQSRPLRASDAMISETYIVNQLVLNGIFTSVMDIKNQSIPNNLQVTYQDAVVSVQKEIEYPTSKFISEEYPLLRETEKTNPGKPPNIVLVLLESWTGKYTYTNGQILPEGKPIAPHFENLIRQGTYFPNFFASGGRTTNGLLSTLTGIPDGPGLTVVRTPRILSRFGGLGTILKSIGYKTLFVHGGDVNFDNMSFLFSHWGFDTILGQEYFDSLNKYKPGPWGYYDGDLLNEFHEILINQNTPFLAATLTLTTHYPYKVPTPEDEVFSSQLEEADYFNVYRYADKSIYLFLEKAKKAPYFQNTVFIFVGDHTHHRNLDYFEDRNVPFLIYSPGKISAKIDDRISSQLDVIPTILGIVGKKVRFSAMGRNLLDKHIQGGKAYFAFGNLFGWIEDNWIFYSFTDKIRKSSFSIVPRIGETEECKNDPVQCETYHLKAKSFWNLSYELMSRNLIYPTQK, encoded by the coding sequence ATGTCTCGAAAATTTCCGCCCAACCTGAAAATTATTTTAAGTTTTACAATTTTGTTTTTGATTTTATTGATTACGTATCGAGTTAGTTTTACGATCGTTTTCTTTTCTAAATTCTATTCCGCGTCTTTTTTTGAAGTTATACTGGCATTTTTAGTCGGAATTCGTTTTGATCTTTCCGTCTGTGTATTTTTAATCGGACCCTTTTGGATCCTTTCCGCAATTTATCCTCTAAATCGTTTTCGAACCTATTCTCTTTTCTGGGGAATTTCTCCGATCGTTCTATTTTTTTGGGCGTCGTCTCATCTAATCGGAGACATTTTATATTTCGGAGAAACCAATAAACATTTAGGTTACGAAGGTTTTATATTTTTAGGTTCTGAGTTTTGGATCATTTTCAAAGCATTTTTTGTAGGCCATACAATTTTAGCGATTATTTCTTGTCTTCTAATCGGAATCTTACTTCCGTTCAGTATCTATCAATATATTCAAAAAAACTTATATATTTTTGACCCAGCTCAAAAAAGATTGGAGTTATTACAACTTCCTTTTATTATCCCGGTTCTATTTCTGCTCGTGCGAGGTGGGTTTCAATCCAGACCGCTTCGTGCGAGCGACGCAATGATTTCAGAGACTTATATAGTTAATCAACTGGTTTTAAACGGCATTTTTACCTCCGTTATGGATATTAAAAACCAATCGATTCCAAACAATTTACAAGTTACTTATCAGGATGCGGTCGTTTCCGTCCAAAAAGAAATAGAATATCCTACCTCTAAATTTATTTCAGAAGAATATCCCTTATTGAGAGAAACCGAAAAAACCAATCCGGGCAAACCACCTAACATCGTTTTGGTTCTTTTGGAAAGTTGGACCGGAAAATACACTTATACAAACGGGCAAATTCTCCCCGAAGGCAAACCGATCGCCCCCCATTTCGAAAATTTAATCCGACAAGGAACCTATTTTCCCAACTTTTTCGCAAGCGGAGGAAGAACCACAAACGGTCTTTTATCCACGTTAACCGGAATACCTGATGGCCCTGGTTTGACCGTAGTCAGAACCCCCAGAATTTTGAGTCGTTTTGGTGGACTCGGAACCATTTTGAAATCGATCGGTTACAAAACCTTATTTGTTCATGGTGGAGACGTAAACTTCGATAATATGAGTTTTCTTTTTTCGCATTGGGGTTTTGATACCATTTTAGGCCAGGAATATTTCGATTCTTTAAATAAATACAAACCCGGTCCTTGGGGTTACTACGACGGAGATTTGTTAAACGAATTTCACGAAATTCTAATAAATCAAAACACTCCCTTTCTTGCGGCTACTTTGACTTTAACCACTCATTATCCCTATAAGGTCCCCACCCCGGAAGACGAAGTATTTTCGTCCCAACTTGAGGAAGCAGATTACTTCAACGTATATCGTTATGCAGATAAATCGATTTATCTATTTTTAGAAAAAGCGAAAAAGGCCCCCTACTTTCAAAACACCGTTTTTATATTCGTAGGAGACCACACACATCATAGAAATCTAGATTATTTCGAAGATAGAAACGTTCCTTTTTTAATCTATTCTCCCGGAAAAATTTCCGCTAAGATAGATGATAGAATCTCCTCTCAGTTAGACGTCATTCCCACGATTTTAGGAATCGTCGGTAAGAAAGTACGTTTCTCCGCAATGGGTAGAAATCTTTTAGACAAACATATTCAAGGTGGAAAAGCCTACTTCGCTTTTGGAAATTTATTTGGTTGGATCGAAGACAATTGGATCTTCTATAGTTTTACGGATAAAATTAGAAAGTCTTCCTTTTCCATTGTTCCAAGAATCGGAGAAACTGAGGAATGTAAAAACGATCCAGTTCAATGCGAAACGTATCATCTGAAAGCGAAATCATTTTGGAACTTAAGTTATGAACTAATGAGCCGAAATCTTATATATCCAACTCAAAAATAA
- a CDS encoding N-acetylneuraminate synthase family protein encodes MNFSKEFSIASKLNLGPEHPPIVVAEIGLNHNNDEEIGKKTIAAAKKAGAQAVKFQSYVTEEFIDVHNPEAKVLVDIFKKYELSETMHKKFQKTAEEEGLIFFSTPLCISSLNLLISLKVPAIKIASGDVTNKTLLLETAKSKLPVILSSGAADFFELSRAISFLEKEGIDQLCLLHCVSIYPTPPEKANLKVVETFKNLYTFPIGFSDHTAGNIAASVAVSLGACMIEKHFTLDKNLDGPDHVISASPEELKSVCESAFISWKMKGNGEKKPWPEEINGRFFGRRSLYSDPKGNPIALRPDLTQKDKKYLDSWETEKTNLLSSKPGKPFHV; translated from the coding sequence ATGAACTTTTCAAAAGAATTTTCAATCGCATCCAAATTAAATCTAGGCCCTGAACATCCTCCGATTGTAGTAGCTGAAATTGGACTCAATCACAACAACGACGAAGAAATCGGTAAAAAGACAATCGCAGCCGCTAAAAAGGCTGGAGCCCAAGCGGTAAAATTTCAATCCTACGTCACAGAGGAATTTATAGACGTTCATAATCCGGAAGCAAAGGTTTTAGTGGATATATTCAAAAAATATGAACTATCCGAAACGATGCATAAAAAATTCCAAAAAACTGCGGAGGAAGAAGGTTTGATTTTTTTCTCCACTCCTCTTTGTATCAGTTCTCTAAATCTGCTTATAAGTCTAAAAGTTCCAGCAATCAAAATCGCAAGCGGAGACGTAACCAATAAAACACTTCTTTTAGAAACCGCAAAATCTAAACTACCCGTAATTCTTTCTTCGGGGGCTGCGGATTTTTTTGAACTGAGCAGAGCAATTTCCTTTTTAGAAAAAGAAGGAATCGATCAACTTTGTCTTTTACACTGCGTTTCCATCTATCCAACTCCTCCCGAAAAAGCGAATCTCAAAGTGGTAGAAACATTCAAAAATCTTTATACGTTTCCGATCGGTTTTTCGGATCATACCGCAGGAAATATCGCCGCATCCGTCGCCGTTTCCTTAGGGGCTTGTATGATTGAAAAACATTTTACTTTGGATAAAAACCTGGACGGTCCCGATCATGTTATCTCCGCAAGCCCAGAAGAATTGAAAAGTGTTTGTGAAAGCGCTTTTATTTCTTGGAAAATGAAAGGAAACGGCGAAAAAAAACCTTGGCCGGAAGAAATCAACGGAAGATTTTTCGGCAGAAGATCCTTATACTCGGACCCAAAAGGAAATCCGATCGCACTTCGTCCGGATTTGACTCAAAAAGACAAAAAATATTTGGATTCTTGGGAAACGGAAAAAACAAATCTCTTGAGTTCGAAACCAGGCAAACCTTTCCATGTCTAA
- the fliH gene encoding flagellar assembly protein FliH yields the protein MAKLVFKPIQISDMKDQVELAIPDKYKKFHRDEDAEEFEVDQEGNIIEQYQGPSIEEIEAELNRYREENEEQVRKLLEDARRKSEEIEEEGRKRAFQMIQDSKEKVKLEEDTGKAKAEQILDRAKMEVERMIKEAEMKVAEIEHEAYLKGYDAGREVGFKKGQGEVRRLIDRLGTIVGKAIDIREEIIQASEKQMVEMILIIARKVIKDEIIERKEIVLNNIREALKRIKDRDRVDIRVNFADLELTTAHKDELIKLMESLRKVNIYEDSRVDRGGVIIETDVGAIDARISTQLKEIEEAIRNAEPI from the coding sequence ATGGCCAAACTCGTCTTTAAACCCATACAAATTTCGGATATGAAAGATCAGGTAGAATTAGCAATTCCTGATAAATATAAAAAATTTCACAGAGATGAAGACGCGGAAGAGTTTGAAGTAGATCAAGAAGGAAATATCATCGAACAATACCAAGGTCCTTCGATCGAAGAAATTGAGGCGGAGTTAAATCGTTACCGAGAAGAAAACGAAGAACAGGTTCGTAAACTTCTAGAAGACGCCAGAAGAAAGTCAGAAGAGATCGAAGAAGAAGGACGCAAACGCGCCTTTCAAATGATCCAAGATTCTAAAGAAAAAGTAAAACTAGAAGAAGATACAGGTAAGGCCAAAGCAGAACAGATCCTTGATAGAGCCAAGATGGAAGTCGAAAGGATGATCAAAGAAGCCGAGATGAAGGTGGCTGAGATCGAACACGAGGCTTATCTAAAAGGTTACGACGCCGGTAGAGAAGTAGGTTTTAAAAAAGGTCAAGGAGAAGTCAGACGTTTAATCGATCGTTTGGGAACCATCGTAGGTAAGGCGATAGATATCCGAGAAGAAATTATTCAAGCTTCGGAAAAACAAATGGTGGAGATGATTTTAATCATCGCACGTAAGGTTATCAAAGACGAAATTATTGAAAGAAAAGAAATTGTTCTTAATAATATTAGAGAAGCATTAAAAAGGATCAAAGATAGAGATCGCGTGGATATTCGAGTCAACTTTGCGGATTTGGAACTTACAACCGCTCATAAAGACGAGCTGATCAAACTTATGGAATCTCTTCGCAAGGTTAATATATACGAAGATTCTCGTGTGGATCGGGGTGGCGTTATCATCGAAACTGACGTGGGGGCGATTGACGCTAGAATTTCTACTCAGCTTAAAGAAATTGAAGAAGCGATCCGAAATGCGGAACCGATCTAA
- a CDS encoding peptidoglycan DD-metalloendopeptidase family protein, translated as MSNRFYFSKLEYSILRILFLAFFVSTSAVGAPTIAYGNLGSEVDFIDFGRWTAAPFSYSVSSSFSAEYGGFNLFDSDSNTHWYSANRLGSEWIIVDFGSKRLINGLEITVPIFRKERAVKKYEIQVLIRDDWRTILTNQNVELHNFHKLGNIDSSVLRIHFPDSTNREVVISDLKLFLNQKLLNGIEPRLRGYSFPVPDGLISSFDSQLPNAPRTYRNGVHKGIDIYKKKDIDGQIRNLNFQDEVVSPEDGIVVRADHSYSPMTLSDYEYHTTQSQKGTVTYVEKDFGGRQVWIDHGHGVMTSFNHLSSIYKNIKVGEKVRQGESIGTVGNSGLLEEAKGIADNIHLHFEIWVDGEFLGNGLPPSQVRKLLQFFFKRNGMD; from the coding sequence ATGTCTAATCGATTCTATTTTTCTAAATTAGAATATTCAATTTTACGAATTTTATTTCTGGCGTTCTTCGTTTCTACCTCTGCCGTAGGCGCACCTACAATCGCCTATGGCAATTTAGGTTCGGAAGTGGATTTTATCGATTTCGGCAGATGGACCGCCGCACCTTTTAGTTATTCTGTATCATCTTCATTTTCCGCTGAATACGGAGGATTTAATCTTTTTGATTCAGATTCAAACACACATTGGTATTCTGCCAATCGTTTGGGTTCTGAATGGATCATCGTAGACTTCGGTTCCAAAAGACTAATCAACGGTTTAGAAATTACGGTTCCTATTTTTAGAAAGGAAAGGGCAGTAAAAAAATACGAGATCCAAGTTTTAATCCGAGACGACTGGAGAACCATTCTTACAAATCAAAACGTAGAACTGCATAATTTTCATAAACTCGGAAATATAGACTCTTCGGTTTTAAGAATCCATTTTCCCGATTCCACAAATCGTGAAGTTGTAATCAGCGATCTCAAACTTTTTCTGAATCAAAAACTTTTAAATGGAATTGAACCTAGACTTAGAGGTTATTCGTTTCCAGTTCCTGACGGACTCATTTCCAGTTTTGATTCCCAACTTCCAAACGCTCCTAGAACCTATCGAAACGGAGTCCATAAGGGAATCGATATATACAAAAAAAAGGATATAGACGGCCAGATTCGAAACTTAAATTTCCAAGACGAGGTAGTCTCTCCCGAAGACGGAATCGTAGTTCGAGCAGATCATTCCTATTCCCCTATGACTTTATCAGATTATGAATATCATACTACCCAGTCCCAAAAAGGAACCGTGACTTATGTTGAAAAAGATTTTGGAGGAAGACAAGTTTGGATCGATCACGGCCACGGTGTAATGACTAGCTTCAACCATCTTTCTTCGATTTATAAAAACATAAAAGTAGGTGAAAAAGTCAGACAAGGAGAATCGATTGGAACCGTTGGAAACTCAGGTTTATTAGAAGAGGCGAAAGGAATCGCAGACAATATCCATCTTCATTTTGAAATCTGGGTAGACGGTGAATTTTTAGGAAACGGTCTCCCTCCCTCCCAAGTTCGCAAATTACTTCAGTTCTTTTTCAAAAGAAACGGAATGGATTAA
- a CDS encoding ABC1 kinase family protein: protein MAGFFDSLKIGFGGASRILNSSFVFSTKTILLLKDLALGDDTLPIRLREAFEELGATYIKLGQLIASAPSLFPDEFVSEMQKCLDQVRPIPYSTIKTIVEKELGGKLSDHFLSVEPIPIASASIAQVHSAVTKNGLDVVIKVQRPDIESTLSADLNLIYFVSVLFEKFAPGLSKSGIADMVEQFQISILEEIDFYKEANNIEEFEKELLSMGETRARVPKVYRELSTKKILTLERFYGAPITDENSIRRYSSDPQKTLTDALEIWFSTLSRSGFFHADVHAGNLMILRDGTVGFIDFGIVGRISPRVWEGLMIFLEGLSLNRTEKIAKGLIQMDSTAKGVDEKKFSKDLETVFSKMTEMVLKVQMGDLESLDDKKLNAILFEFREISIQNGLKVPKEFGLLIKQILYFDRYVKTMAPDIDLIRDRDKFLI, encoded by the coding sequence ATGGCCGGTTTTTTTGATTCCCTGAAAATTGGTTTTGGCGGCGCCTCTCGAATTCTAAACAGCAGTTTTGTATTCTCCACAAAAACCATTCTTCTTTTAAAAGATCTTGCATTGGGTGACGATACGTTGCCGATCCGTCTTCGAGAAGCGTTTGAAGAGTTAGGCGCCACATATATCAAGTTAGGTCAATTGATTGCCTCTGCTCCTTCTCTTTTTCCAGATGAGTTCGTTTCCGAAATGCAAAAGTGTTTGGATCAGGTTCGCCCGATTCCCTATTCTACGATCAAAACCATCGTCGAAAAAGAGTTAGGTGGAAAACTATCAGATCATTTCCTAAGTGTGGAACCGATTCCGATCGCCTCTGCTTCCATCGCACAAGTACATTCTGCGGTCACCAAGAACGGATTAGACGTAGTGATCAAAGTGCAAAGACCGGATATAGAATCTACGTTATCCGCCGATTTAAACCTAATCTACTTTGTTTCGGTTCTTTTTGAAAAATTTGCTCCCGGCCTAAGTAAGTCCGGCATCGCGGACATGGTAGAACAATTCCAAATTTCTATATTAGAAGAAATTGATTTTTATAAGGAAGCAAACAATATAGAAGAGTTCGAAAAAGAACTTCTTTCTATGGGAGAAACCAGGGCCAGAGTTCCCAAAGTTTACAGAGAATTATCTACGAAAAAAATTCTTACCCTAGAACGTTTTTACGGAGCTCCTATCACGGACGAAAATTCGATCCGTAGATATTCTTCCGATCCCCAAAAGACACTGACAGACGCCCTTGAAATCTGGTTTTCCACACTTTCTAGAAGTGGCTTTTTTCACGCGGATGTACATGCAGGAAATCTAATGATTCTCAGAGACGGTACCGTTGGTTTTATAGACTTCGGTATCGTAGGTAGAATTTCTCCCCGCGTTTGGGAAGGTTTGATGATCTTTTTAGAAGGCCTCAGTTTAAATCGAACCGAAAAGATCGCCAAAGGTTTGATCCAAATGGATTCTACCGCCAAAGGTGTGGACGAAAAGAAATTTTCAAAAGATTTAGAGACCGTCTTTTCTAAAATGACCGAAATGGTCTTGAAAGTTCAGATGGGAGATTTAGAATCTTTAGACGATAAAAAATTAAACGCGATCCTTTTTGAGTTCCGAGAAATTTCAATTCAAAACGGTTTAAAAGTTCCAAAAGAATTCGGACTTTTAATTAAACAAATTTTATATTTCGACAGATACGTAAAAACGATGGCTCCCGATATAGACCTGATCCGAGATCGTGATAAATTTCTAATATGA
- a CDS encoding saccharopine dehydrogenase family protein, giving the protein MATKKKNWLLYGANGYTGKLIAEKAVERGQTPILAGRSESKIRSIAEELGLPFRIFSLENPKEIQNQISDSFLVLNCAGPFIETAIPIAKACVESGVHYLDVTGEIPVFETLYSLSPKALAKNVMLLPGVGFDVVPTDCLAVMLKEKLSKAHFLELGFTGFTDLSRGTLKSALAQLPYGSKIRRNGKIETIPQLSLKKVIEINGRYAEFFAVPWGDVFTSFISTEIPNITVYSSFPEFQTRILKLLQPSIFFLKNSAILKGIQNIVEVIASGPDKQKRKKGEVLLWGEVWSEANSKRVSIRMRCLEAYEFTVESALAAVSKVEKKKFHAGFTTPAKIFGSKFVLEIPGTKILS; this is encoded by the coding sequence ATGGCCACTAAGAAAAAAAACTGGCTTCTCTATGGAGCGAATGGTTATACGGGAAAACTGATTGCCGAAAAGGCCGTGGAAAGAGGGCAAACGCCGATCCTGGCCGGAAGATCTGAATCTAAAATTCGTTCTATTGCTGAAGAACTAGGACTTCCGTTTAGAATATTTTCTTTGGAAAATCCAAAAGAAATCCAAAATCAGATTTCAGATAGTTTTTTAGTTTTAAATTGTGCCGGTCCATTTATAGAAACAGCGATTCCAATAGCAAAAGCTTGTGTAGAATCCGGGGTCCACTATTTGGATGTTACCGGAGAAATTCCGGTATTTGAAACGTTGTATTCCTTATCCCCTAAGGCACTTGCAAAAAATGTAATGTTACTTCCGGGAGTGGGGTTTGACGTAGTACCTACCGATTGTCTTGCGGTAATGCTCAAAGAAAAACTTTCCAAAGCCCATTTTTTAGAATTGGGATTTACCGGTTTTACGGACTTATCCAGAGGAACTTTAAAAAGTGCACTGGCTCAACTTCCTTATGGATCTAAGATAAGAAGAAACGGAAAGATTGAAACGATTCCACAGTTGAGTTTAAAAAAAGTAATAGAGATAAACGGGCGTTATGCGGAATTTTTTGCAGTTCCTTGGGGGGACGTTTTTACTTCATTTATTTCCACGGAAATACCAAACATCACGGTATATTCTTCTTTTCCGGAATTTCAAACTAGGATTTTGAAATTATTACAACCTAGTATTTTTTTCTTAAAAAATTCTGCGATTTTAAAAGGAATACAAAATATTGTAGAAGTGATTGCAAGTGGACCGGATAAACAAAAAAGAAAAAAGGGAGAAGTGCTTCTTTGGGGAGAAGTTTGGAGCGAAGCGAATTCCAAGAGAGTTTCCATTCGGATGCGTTGTTTGGAAGCGTATGAATTTACCGTCGAATCTGCGTTAGCCGCAGTTTCCAAAGTAGAAAAAAAGAAATTCCATGCAGGTTTCACTACTCCTGCAAAAATATTCGGTTCTAAGTTTGTATTGGAAATTCCGGGAACTAAAATTTTATCTTAA
- a CDS encoding FeoA family protein produces MMLNELKKGQEAPIVSLLSKPGKEELFRNILDIGLLPGTFVLILEKYSSQNKMVIRAGEIEIAIRKVEAELIQVGEIRGSF; encoded by the coding sequence ATGATGTTAAACGAATTAAAAAAGGGGCAAGAAGCACCCATCGTTTCCTTACTTTCTAAACCGGGTAAAGAAGAACTGTTCCGTAACATTTTAGACATCGGATTACTTCCAGGTACCTTTGTACTGATTCTTGAAAAATATTCTTCTCAAAACAAAATGGTGATACGAGCGGGTGAAATAGAAATAGCGATCCGAAAAGTAGAAGCAGAGTTGATTCAAGTAGGAGAAATCCGTGGGTCATTCTGA
- a CDS encoding FliG C-terminal domain-containing protein, with protein sequence MNNLSSRQNRAGSLLRILGEHLPPEVYKHLGPEVTGKLLETFHKTGKPDSKEEREILSSFLNSLSKIQKEESIDPESLNLIRELEALLKEEKEERDLLQELKTKNSEEISKIVSGEKSDMIALVLCFGNPDVAAAVLNDFPEMIKEEILIQIHDLDLSSEYEKNRLERFLRFKLEAIALEEKSLPIHNPKGKKAADLLGRLRPGDSQKIFARIREKRPGFAENIMEHFFRMEDLLFLEREPLNRFFSSFHPIVLSCALKGTETEIQFRILEKLEPALSASIRLESDSMGPISLAEMETAQNGILERLREEIEEGSIKFWRAT encoded by the coding sequence ATGAACAACCTGTCTTCCAGACAAAACAGGGCCGGAAGTTTACTTCGGATTTTAGGAGAACATCTTCCTCCGGAAGTTTACAAACATCTAGGTCCGGAAGTCACCGGAAAACTTTTAGAAACGTTTCACAAAACCGGAAAACCAGATTCGAAAGAAGAGAGAGAAATTCTCTCTTCTTTTTTGAATTCTCTTTCTAAAATTCAAAAAGAAGAATCCATCGATCCGGAAAGTTTAAATCTCATCCGGGAACTGGAAGCGCTTCTCAAAGAAGAAAAGGAAGAAAGAGATCTTTTACAAGAACTGAAGACAAAAAACTCGGAAGAAATTTCCAAGATCGTTTCCGGTGAAAAATCGGACATGATCGCTTTAGTTCTTTGTTTTGGAAATCCGGATGTAGCCGCAGCCGTATTAAACGACTTTCCGGAAATGATAAAAGAAGAAATTTTGATCCAGATTCACGATCTAGATCTTTCCAGCGAATATGAAAAAAATCGTTTGGAAAGATTTTTAAGGTTCAAACTGGAAGCAATTGCTCTCGAAGAAAAAAGTCTTCCGATACATAACCCAAAGGGAAAAAAAGCGGCTGATCTTTTAGGTAGGTTGCGGCCGGGAGATTCTCAAAAAATATTCGCTCGAATCCGCGAGAAGCGCCCCGGTTTTGCCGAAAATATAATGGAACATTTCTTTCGGATGGAAGATCTATTATTTTTAGAAAGAGAACCTTTAAATCGTTTTTTTTCTTCTTTTCATCCGATCGTTCTCTCGTGCGCTTTAAAGGGGACTGAAACGGAGATACAGTTTAGAATTCTTGAAAAATTAGAACCCGCTCTCTCCGCTTCGATTCGTTTGGAATCCGATTCTATGGGACCGATTAGTCTTGCGGAAATGGAGACCGCTCAAAACGGAATTTTGGAAAGGTTACGAGAAGAGATCGAAGAAGGAAGTATCAAATTTTGGAGAGCGACTTAA